DNA from Branchiostoma floridae strain S238N-H82 chromosome 15, Bfl_VNyyK, whole genome shotgun sequence:
AGTGCTCCCcagcaatgtaaaactgaaacgGACTAGGCACTGGTTTTTCAACATCATCTCAGTACAGTCACTGTGTAGCTGTAGCGTTTTAAAACCtgacgttcagcaccaaggacgtcaCCAATACCGCACCAAGACTCTTCCTTTGGGTTGGCCCTATAGCAGAGTAAAGAAATCTTACTGTTGCCGATGATCCATAAACATGAGAGCTTTGCTGCACAAACTTACTTTCGTCTCtatcactctctctctctcattctttTCTATCTAGTCTAGTGAGGGGATGGGGGCTGAGTTGTCCCGAATCCCTGtgtagaccccccccccctcactccgcacacacaaacactgcaGACAAACTTCAAGTCTCATTGCATATGTGGCCTGCTGTATTTTGATAAAGTTGTTCAGGTAATCCTCGTATCACGCAGCTCAAAATTACTTTTCGATTGCTGTTTGGTCTTCGATGTTTGCTCATCCTGGCCGCCCAGAACTGGAAAGTGCCTTATTTCCAGAGAACCTTAGCGTGACAGGCATATTAGACTGACTACTGTATAGTGAACTCTCGAACGCACATCAGACATTAAAACAAAACTTCAGAATTATTAAAATTAGGTCCCTGTCACACTAGATGACGATATCGCTGCGAATTAATTGGATTTGTTTAACCCATGACCTCATATCTGAAATATTAGTAAAAgcgcaaaatgtaaaagtatgaagaaaaaaacactaaaaGCGTAAAAAGGTAGTTTTTTCTTATCTATGGACATTCTTGGCGATCAGTAACGTCTACACCCTGGTGGAATGTGGTTCTTCGGGTTCTGGCGAAAAGATTTTCGGTTGTTATGGTTTTaaaactctccaagcagaggtttggctccggctgttttcaaCAGTATTAGCCGTTggtgtcgggctttctattttgtaccgttttttttcatgtttcacGGCCAAGAAAGCCCCATAAAAACGGCTAAAACCACAACATAAAATAGCCGGAGGCAATtgcaaacctctgcttggagaatagctaTTAACCCTAGACTAAGTACTTTTTGCTATAATTTCGGTGGATTTCGAAGGAAATTAAGAAAATAGGAGAATAATTTTTAGCAACAAGAACGTTCTGTAGGCTATTAGCTATGATGGTTCACAGTAGCTGTCATTCTGAATCCAGTTTCTAGGAAGACGGTCgaaaagaggtttgaaagatcGAAACAAGGTTGAAGCCCCTAACGGTGCTGCTGATTGACACGGCTTGTGCAGATAATCTATTTCCTGTCGTGATTAGTTCCGGAAGGGTCAGCCGCGCTGTCCGTCTAAGGATTGATCAAACATCATTTCcgacaacctgatgaaatcacGCTGCCCACAGACGCATGGGGTACACCTCACTGCTAAACCTTTCAAGAGTTATAAACCATgttaggtggtatctcactgcacttggggcaccggagttcgttcactgcggcactgttgtgcttTTGTCGCCGATTTTTTATAGCTCAATTATTGCGTAATACCGTAAGTAACATACtgttagaagacaacaaaatacacagacaAAACGTATGAAACTTTATTTCTGAAACTctttgagtaatcttttgaaccccatAGATGTCATCTTTAGATATGAGGCTGGGTATGGCAACAGGAATTTCAGATCGCATTTGGAATAACTATGAGCTAAATGTTACATTCATCAGTTAACAGCACCGTTGTATGATTATTTCAAAGATTACAATAagagaagacaaaaagaaacCACCAGAACAATTACATAACTCTCAGTCCAAAACTTGCAGAATCGCGCTACAAATACACATCGGAATCAACCTGTCTTATAGGGTCTTcgcactgaaaccgaattagcaggaatcaagcagaaccagacagaatgaagaatttgcaaaattcgtgccacattcggagTCATTCGAGTGGGCATTCAAAATGGAcattatatccccttcacaggagaaggaatgagccagaatgccgtcagaataaaattattttctattcctgtgcattcgtagtgtattctagaaattctcattgcattccagatattctttttcaCCATGCATGCATATGTGCGATTCTTCTATCGTTTGAGCTCGCCATGTATCAAATTGATCACGAAGTGCAACTCTGCTCTAAGCACTGTTATTACTGGCCAGGATGGGATGGATTATAGGTCGCGTGACCAGAAATGATATATACTTAAGCCAGATCAAAGTGTCTAAGAACAACCGGCTGCCTTGAAGTCGGCTTCCACGGCGTAAAGTTACAAGTGGTGGGATAAAAGGGAAAAAACAGAGAAATATCATTATTGTAAACAGGACGCGTAGTTAGCGATAGCCAGCCATAGCAGAACTGGCTGGAATAGTATTTTGTGTCTGCAAAGTTTTGAAGTAAACTATGGGATCATATGGGCTAATTATACGTATAAAATTAAAGTAAAAAGTGAAGTAATAGAATATATATGCTATTACTTCTAATCGACTATAAAATGCTACATTTAGTAATGTGAgctttgtcttcttcttttaaaGTAGTGACATTGTATGCCGAATATTCAGCCTATTCCGAGAAGTATGTGCGGTTGTGCATGATTCATGGCCAAAGGTTGCAATGCAGCAAATTGGACGTGAAGTACGACAATCAAATTCTGCCTGAAGCGCCCCTAATACGGTGTGGGTGGAATTGATGGCCGTTCTCTTGACCAGGGAGGGTAGGATCAGTCGGATCAGAGTTTCCTGGAAAAAAGGCTTACGTTAACAATCATCTCTAGTCTCTACTTGTGGAGCATTCATTATTCAGTAGAGAAAATGCACAAATGTAAACCAGATAGTCGTTATGTGGTTTGAGTATCACACAGTCAGGCTGATCTTTAGAACATGCTAAAATAGTAACATGTATGCGTTTTGATCAATGAACGCCATGAAAAGAAATCCTGCAAATAATGTACTTTGATCCTTCCACGAGTTGGCATCATGCAGAGATTACCGAAAGTGCTTCGCGATCGATGCCTGGAAGCAAGGTGTTATTTCAGAAATAACCAAACCATACGCGCTCTGTTATTAATGAATAACTTACTAGTTTTCGTGTGATATGTCTCATGTATTGAAAGAACGTCATTGGCAGTAAATTGTCCCACAAAATTATGAATGTCGTGCTTTTAATAAAGATGTTTTTTATAGGTTCGAAGCAATTTCGACATACAGAGTTTTTAACGTTTTCTTGCAGGCTTTAACATGTTTCTTTGTCCTTAAGGGTATTGTCAGTGTGAGAGTACCAAGACAGTTTCGCAAAAGTTTAGCTCTCTTAATAGAAGAGAGCTAAACTTTTCTCCAACAGCTTACGACGTTCCACACTCAAGTTCCCCACAGGCAAGTGACGTGGCCAAAGCTATTATGTATGCTAATTATAATGAGCTTCCCCCGAAGAAGTCATGTACAGCAGTATTGGAGGGAAAGATTAGACAGTCTACAACAAGAATGTGTATCAGATCACGACTCGTTTGCGAGGGATCCAACAGACCACCTTAAACAGGGACAGGGGGCGCCACTATCTCAGACCTCTTTATGACtgtgtcttgtcacgtgacaatgTCTAACCAACCGTCACGTGACAAcgaaactccaagatgagatctACCGGGTTGATAAAGGGACAGAGTGCGTCTCGAAAGTTTCCCAAGCTATGAACTTTAGTTGTGAACAAATGTGGCATAAATTTCTGTCAAAAGTAGAACAACAACGTTATTTTTCCACTTTCCAGGTGCCTCCCAGTCTGACCCTACAGATGAGATGGCCAGCCGTCCGCCAGGCTAACGTCATCTACCAGATCCTAGAGGACAACTACTGGTGCAAGCTCAACCTGGTCACGTGCTACCCCTCCCCTGGGAACAAGTTCTTGAGAACGTTGATTGGTCTGATGAGAAAGGGCGACCTGCCAATCAACTCTCTCATCAAGGTGGACTCGCCGTGGGGGGAGAGTGTTGGGAGGAGACTGGCAGAGCTGGACGGGAACTCAGACCCACATGTTGTAGTTCTGGACTGTGGACCGTCAGATGGTCAGCACATACTGCTCGTGGCGAGTCAGCTGGGGTTAACGCGGTCCCAGTTCGTGTGGATCGCCACCGAGGCCTTTCTGACCAAGGACACGCTGAGTCAGGACACTACGCAACTTCCGGTGGGGCTTGTCGGGATACGCAGCGCAGAGTTCAACCCGGTAGACAGGATCCATGATGCTCTGCTCCTGACGACGAAAGCGCTGTTGAACATGCAGGAAGATGGGTACGATATCGGGCAGACAGAGGGGGACTGCTGGAGCGAGGATCTCACCCCATGGATACAACAGGGACAGACTCTGTATAGGTGAAGCCTTGATTTCCGTGTAAAAAGTTCATATCAAGTCAGTGCTACTTTTGCTACTCTTGTATAGCTGCCTAAAACTATTCACGTAGTTGACGTTGTAGTCGAGTAGTCAGTAGTTTCAAGGTACGAGGTAAAGAGCGCTATAGTTGATAAGTGGTTTTGGTCGATCGTGAAGGGAGGGAAACTGATGAAAGGTCTTATAGAAGAGGACCACATTCGATCGGTTTCCTTGCGAGATTGTCGTTATATCAAAGCGTTTCTGACCACGGTTTTGATTGAAGTTCAAATTCTGTAGCACAATCGATGCTGGCAGGCTAAATGTATTGACCTTTAAGCGTAATTGAAGTTACAAGGAAATGCGAAAGCAACGCGAAAGATTTTTTGTCAAACAAACTATATGTTTAACTTCTTAATCATCTGTATAAACTATAAGCTGTCACGGTTGTGTATCTCCAGGTATATGATCAACACTACAGTACGTGGCAAGACGGGCAGAATATCGTTTGACAAGTACGGTCGCCTAGCAACGTCCACGTACGACATCTGGACCGTGCGGCTGACGTCCAGTGAAGAGAGAAAATGGGTTCATGTAGGTTCGTGCCTGGGCAATAGTGGGGTCATACTCCTGGGGTCAAACCTGGTTAAAGGTGGACTTctactgcacttgcggcactgatgcggcactgcggggttcgtagatgactcaacaaattttcttccgttttgtgtattttgttgttttctaagtcatacttttacgtattactcaATATCGGAATTatcaaaaatcgcgaaaataacaaaacagtgccgcagtgaacgaaccccgcagtgccacaccggtgccccaagtgcagtgagagtccacctttactgTACCACCCATTTGGGTTAATTTATCCTTTTTTGTCATTTATAAAGAAGAATATGAATGTATAAATACTTTTACTTGATACCAATTGTTCTTTGATTTATATTATGAGACCTTAATAACATCTTGCATTTTAGTTCTTGTTCCTTTTCATGACGTTATGGGTAAGAATTTTTTTGAAGGAAGtatatgatatcaaatatgATTCAATATGATTGCTTTGAAAAGTGATGTTTTCGAATTTCGTTCCAAAGTTCTGGTGAAACAGAGGCAACGTGAAAAATCAAAGGGTTAGGTATGCAACAAAATGTATCCAGCACAAATGACATTGTTATATCCACATCTAAACACAGGTACTTCACTTGATGACAAGCTGAGGTGGAACTCTCCATTGTGGGTGCGAAACACGAACGCTTCACTGACAGTCCTGAGAGTCGTGACGTTAGAAGAACACCCGTTCATCTTTACACGGAAACTGGACGAAAATGACCAGTGTCCGGCCGGGACGATGTGCACGGTACCGAAGAACAGAGACGAACATAACGTAACCCTGGATCCAGCCTCCATAGAGGTGGAGAAGAAATGCTGTTACGGCTTGTGCCATGATCTCCTGCACAAACTGAGTCAAGACCTGAACTTTCAGTACGAGCTGTACGTGGTCAGGGACGGGAAATACGGAGGGATGAAGGACAATCTTTGGAACGGCATGGTGGGTGACCTGTTGTACGGCCGGGCAGACATGGCGGTCGCCTCCTTCACAATAACGAAGAAACGCAGCGAAGTCATTGACTTCTCAGCGCCCTACTTCTACACCAACCTCGGCATTCTCATCTACAAGAAGGAGGCTCCAACGCCTCTGGCATCGTTCATGAAGCCGCTGGATTGGTCCATGTGGGTGGGGATCTTTGTAACCCTGCACCTTGCCGCCATATTTGCCACCATTTACGAGTGGTGCAGTCCGTACGGGTTGACGCCCAAGGCGAGGAACAGGCCCAGGATTTTCGGCTTCCCCTCGGCACTGAACCTCTGCTGGTCCATCCTCTTCAGCCACACGGTCGCCACGAAGACTCCCAAGTGCTGGAGCAGCAGGTACACACACCATCTATTACTTGTTGAAGGGGTTTCTGACGTAGATTATGGTACATTGTGCTCCCCTTCTATATGGCTATAACTTTTAAAAGTtctaataaatagataaaaatgaGGAGATCATTCTATTCTTTGTGATAGTAATATCAACGACAATGATAATAGTTATCTTAAACATTAAACGTTAGCTTTTCAGTCCATCATGCAATTTGTAAGTTTCTAATTAAGTCTTTTAAGTCTAGTCTGATATTGTATGTTGTGATAGTGATAATGTTACCACGGATGATATGATTATCTAATACTAACCAGAATATAGAACGTATGATGATAAAAGAACATTCTATTTATAAAGAGATAAATGTTTCAGAAACAAAGCATTCCAAATTGCTAAAATTATTTGGCGGATGAGGTTTTATAATCTTATCGATGTTTGTACCAGGTTTCTGATAAATCTATGGGCAGCCTTCTCCGTCATCTTCCTGGCCAGCTACACCGCCAACCTGGCGGCCTTCATGGTGGATGAGAAAACCATCAACGAACTGAATGGGATAGATGACCCCAAGGCGAGTATCCAGTCTGGATATAGTTATCTTTCAGGATTTAGAGTGTGCAATTTTCTTGCTGCAATGCAACGTTTTTCCGCAGGGAGGTGTTTCAGCATAGTCTGTCGTTTCGAAAACAGAGAGTGGAAGAAACGCATGTCTTTGTGTAATTTACTGTCTGTTTAAAGTTCAATTGTCATCCAATTCCAAGTGTACTACACACGCTGATATTGTAAACCAAAGGTTTGCCCTTTGTCAGGACAACTAACCCATACGTGCCAAAATCCGTGTGATAATTAAGCCAGCTTTAAACATGAAACATGTACTGTACCAATACAAATGGGTTTTGATTGTACTATTCCCTGTAGTTGATACGGCCGTCCAAGGGTTTCCGGTTCGGGACGGTCCGCCACAGCAGTCCTGAGGCCTTCATGCGGGAGTTCTACCCGGCCATAGAGATGCACATGCGCAAGGACGGCAGCAGTAACACTGGCGAGGCGGTCGACAAACTAAAGTAGGAAAACTGTCATTGTGTTAAAATAGGTTAAGTTACTATCGACTGAGTCATTGTTTGCAGACGTAGGTATGAAGGTTTGTGTCTTGGGAATTAATGCAATTCTATATAGTCTGCTATACAATTCTATATAGTCTGCCATACAATTCTATATAATCTGccaaatgaacaataaacaataaacaagcacTGACTGTTCTACCAAAACATCGGCATCATTTCATCACAATACTGATACAATCCCATATGTTTGTGATTTTGCATATTACGCGACACTAGTATTGGCTGAAATGTGATAGGAAGCCTGTAACGCCCCCTGTCCCTGTTAAGtgaaaaacaacacagaaaaactTTGTTTCTAGCAGTCTCTTCTTGAAATGTCTCCCCTCCAGAGCAGGCCATCTAGACGCCTTCATCATGGACCAGGCTATTCTGGAGTACGAGGCGCTGATCGACCCGGAGTGTAACCTCAAGGTGGTGGGCAAGCCGTTCTCGCGAGACGTGTACGGGATCGGGCTGCCCAAGAACTCCTCCCTGACGTCAGAGGTCACGAGGTTAATCCACCACTACACCAGCACGGGCTACCTGGACCGGCTGTACAGGCAGTGGTACAACAGCGTCCCCTGCAGCGTAGGGAACGAGGGCATGGAGCAAGTAGGGAACCTTACTGTAGCAAATTCATGCACTGCATAAAGTTTTGTCTAATAGATAGATACAATATTCAGTAAAAAAACGGAAACTATGGTGTGCATATGATACTTGTATCGTGATCGTATCTAAATTACGAACAATAACAAGACAGTTGTAATATTTGATATTGTCCTGTTCGACCGAGCTTTTATATATGCGTATGTACTGGTGGATAGGTATAGGGAACTATTGTGGCCATTTACGACTATACAAACCCCCCATCTCTGTACAGTATATGCTGTTAAGAAACAACCATCTTTGTCTACGTGACACCTTTTATCTGTTGTGCCCGTCCTTAGTACTGTCATTAGACTAGTTAGTGTTCTCTGAGTCAGACATTCCGTGTGTAGACGATGCAATGTTTCTTATGATTTTCTGTCTTATCAAGTATAGTGCCGATGCAAGAACATGCTATCTGTGCAGCAAATATGGATAAATATACATTAATTTGTCATCTTTCCCACACGCAACCGTATTGTAGAAGGAAGCCATTCAGGTTTGCTCCTTAACTTCATAAGCACCACCTTGCACAAGTGCACATTTTCCATTGCTGCTATGCTGGCATACGCATGAGGGCGCTGCCGTGTATACCAGCTACTTTTAACACTTGCATGCAGATCATAAATGCACTTCTGTACAAAACCGCACAATTTCGGAAATTTTCACAAAAAGTGGTTTCGTCATTTTACGATTGATGACTCTACGATTGAATCATGCAGTCGATCCGaagccacactgacttgattttatggatgacatcattaaaCAGAACAAAGTACCTCCTGAAAGACGCTACCTGGTGTTGTAATTGGTTTGTTAAACTTAATCTCTAAGCAGCTCTCTGCAATATCCACCTAGCCAAAGAATTTTCGAATGGACCCGTAAATTCTTTTTCTGGACAAAACCACCCAACCCCtcacacatataaacacaccTACAGATaaaaaagcaaaaaatataaTGTTTGGATTATTATCTATTGTGATCTTTTGTGATCTTGTATTAAGTAAAGAGCCAAAACTGATCAGAAAAATTGGGTGATTTCTACACATATCCTTACCCTACTCATAACGTACAAGATATGATGTAAACGTGCATGTAGGTAGAGCTTCCACGGAGTTAATTGGACTCGTCGAGCGGTGATCCTGTTTTGTCCACTAGTGTTTTAAAAGCTTTTAAAGGTCATTCCAGATGTATCTAAAGCCGTCCAGACcagtttgaaaaacaacacTCTGGCTTTAAACCTGATTATTGTATACCTTATCATTTTACAAGTAGGGACCATATACCCTATTacagcctaatctgcagtaccgctcccggccgcagCCAGAAAAGTGGCTAAAATGACCGTCAAATTTGTAAATTTCGGTCCTTTTGAGAATGGAAAAATCGTGCAAGGCTCTCAAAGGGTTTGATAGTTTAGAGCTTCATTGGTTATgatttttaagaaaaatgataaagataTCAAGGATAATTCACAACCAAAACAATTGTTTATTAGCTGGTTAACGATATATTTCCTTTGCATGCTATCAATACAAGAAATTGTCGAGTTTGGAAGGGCTTTTGTCTCTCAATTTCCGGACTTCCATTCTAATTTTGTAAATCGCGAAGACGTCAAGCAAATGCGACGGTGTTTCTGTTTGTCGAACAATGGACCTACTGTCCTTTCAAAACTGTTGTAAGATGTATGAAATATCCAACGGTGCAATATAACATTGGACGCTTGGTGGAGCCGTTTGATGGGCTGAATTTTTGTTACAATGAGGCCTCTCAAACAAGACAACCTACCCCCACCTCTCATCGTTCTGTTGCGCAAGAACAGACTGGTTTCAAAGTGCTCACTCagtgaatgtcatccataaaatcgaGAAAGTGTGACCTAACGTacggcaacaacaaaaaagcaaCTCAGTACCATTGcctgcatttttgtcaaaacgaTCTATATTGACTGATGAAGCATTTCCTAGATCCTATTCACAGTTAAAACATGGGCGTGTTCTTGTTTAGTAGTCTTGTGTGCTGACTTATTTATGCTCTGTCTAAGTGATTATGACGTGTATGAATGTTATAGAGCAGTGTTTATTTAGATGTTATATAGTGGTATTTATTTGAATGTTACACAgtggtgtttattttgttgtatattcGCCGTGTGTTCTGTACATGGTAGTCCTCACATCACCATTGTAGGTATCGTACGTTTGTGAATAATGTCACCAAGTATGTTGCTGTGTTTACAAAACAGTGTCAATCACCTTGTACCGTTGTTTTGATGTGGATTATCGGTCATTTGGGTGGGTATGTTGTTGTTTCCCTGTATGTATTGCAGCAAGGACCAATCAGATCACTGTATCAGAGCTACGCTTTAGGATATCCACGGTAAGTATTGAAGGCGGGGGGTGGGGTGGCAAAGGGAACAGGAAGGGGTACTGATATCAAGGGGTGGGATTCTGCCAAGTCAGAATAGGTGTCGACTATTGCCCGTTTTTTCGTCCATCCATTTGCAGAAGTTGGAGCTGGATGTTGGCCACTTCACGGGAGTGTTCGTACTGCTGCTGGCCGGGCTGGGCTGCGGCATTCTCACTCTCTTCATGGAGTTCATCATCCACAGGTTCCTCGTCCCGCGCCTGCGCACTAACGCCACCACCACGTGGTTAGCCATCAGTCAGGTAAGACCTTAAAGACTATGTTATAAGAAAGCCCACAAACTTTATGAAGGGTTTCAAAAATTAGCGACAAAAACACAATGGACTTTGTGACATCGTTTTTATTTTCTACCCCATCCCCTACTACAGTTGTCTTCAGCTAGCGTTCACTAACAAGCCAATTCACGGTTCAAACTGCGCATGCGCCGAGAGATGCaatgtgggtaatatgtcaacgATGTAAGCTTCTAAATCCAACTTCTGAACAGTCCAGATTTTGATTCCTTATGGACCCTCGACTTTGATATTACTCATAATGTACCTTATGGCACATGCGCAATTCTATCCTTGAACTGGGTTATTGAAAGAATAAGACAGTTTCCATTGATAATTTCACTTAAAAGCTTGGACACGTTCTTCCGAGCTATATTTGAATATATCAGTCCACTGATGAATCTATGAGGTCCTATGTACCATGTTGTACTGATGCCGGATTGTCGCGTACAGAGGTTCCACCGTGCTCTGAAAACCAAACCGGCCAGACGTGTCAACACAGCGACTTTCCTCAGAAACATCGGCATCTCCGGGCTCACGGGCAACCTGGGAAGGTAGGAAGGTTCATTAAGCAG
Protein-coding regions in this window:
- the LOC118431251 gene encoding glutamate receptor ionotropic, NMDA 3A-like, which gives rise to MRWPAVRQANVIYQILEDNYWCKLNLVTCYPSPGNKFLRTLIGLMRKGDLPINSLIKVDSPWGESVGRRLAELDGNSDPHVVVLDCGPSDGQHILLVASQLGLTRSQFVWIATEAFLTKDTLSQDTTQLPVGLVGIRSAEFNPVDRIHDALLLTTKALLNMQEDGYDIGQTEGDCWSEDLTPWIQQGQTLYRYMINTTVRGKTGRISFDKYGRLATSTYDIWTVRLTSSEERKWVHVGTSLDDKLRWNSPLWVRNTNASLTVLRVVTLEEHPFIFTRKLDENDQCPAGTMCTVPKNRDEHNVTLDPASIEVEKKCCYGLCHDLLHKLSQDLNFQYELYVVRDGKYGGMKDNLWNGMVGDLLYGRADMAVASFTITKKRSEVIDFSAPYFYTNLGILIYKKEAPTPLASFMKPLDWSMWVGIFVTLHLAAIFATIYEWCSPYGLTPKARNRPRIFGFPSALNLCWSILFSHTVATKTPKCWSSRFLINLWAAFSVIFLASYTANLAAFMVDEKTINELNGIDDPKLIRPSKGFRFGTVRHSSPEAFMREFYPAIEMHMRKDGSSNTGEAVDKLKAGHLDAFIMDQAILEYEALIDPECNLKVVGKPFSRDVYGIGLPKNSSLTSEVTRLIHHYTSTGYLDRLYRQWYNSVPCSVGNEGMEQKEAIQKLELDVGHFTGVFVLLLAGLGCGILTLFMEFIIHRFLVPRLRTNATTTWLAISQRFHRALKTKPARRVNTATFLRNIGISGLTGNLGRPPSSFRDSRAEEEFYDFYKILSDTSKTPLNNVNFQKLSTIVTKINSAKQSNIAIQTDDVEDIVNHQLRDIDANIQLRLRVFERDLHDMRERLAQALREKEELLRRLAVLENPTARAQMETPLVNGSPVVIRCICGCAECNVCNRKITTFENDQNLFNQNPKEQTACDE